The Amycolatopsis methanolica 239 nucleotide sequence CAAATCCAGCAATGCGGCGCGGACCTCGTACGCGCTGATGTTCCACGGGTCCCGGCGCAGGTGCAGCTCGCGGGAGTGGTCGAGGAGACGCTGCCGGGAGGCCACGAGGCGTTCATGCAGCTCGTCAGTGTCGACGGGCGGTTCCTTGGCGACCCGGTCGAGGCTCTGCGCGAGTTGCTGCGCGATCTCCCGTTTCGAAGCGTTCTGCTGGTGCAAGTCGAAGACGAGACCGTCGAGCCGAACGTCGGCGAGCCTGTTCAGCACCGCTTCGATGGCGGCCCGCTTCTCCGCTACGAACAGCACCTTCTTCCCAGTCGCCGCCGCCCCGGCGATGATGTTCGCGATGGTCTGGCTCTTGCCGGTGCCGGGCGGACCTTCCACCAGAAGGTGCTGCCCACCCAGTGCGGTCATGATCGCGCGGTGCTGTGACGAGTCGGCGTCCTGGACGAGGTACTCGTCAGCGGGGTCGAGCTCGTCCACGCCCGGCGTGCGGAACTCGCCGGCGTCGGCGATCAGCGCTTGTTTCGCCGGCTCGAAGCCGGCAAGAGCGGCGACGAGGTCGTGCGAGGTCAGCAGTTCCGTGGCGTTCGCCAGATCTTCGACCATCGGGAGCTTGACGTAGTTGAAGGTGCCGACCACCACCCCGCGTTCGAGCGTGAGTTCGACGCCGTGGGCAGCGGCAGCCTCGGCCAGTCGCGCGTACACCTTCTCGGCGAGCGCCATGCCGGTGATCCCGTCGGCTGCCGAATCGAGAGCGTCCTCGATTCCCTCGACCTCCACGCCGTAGTGCTCGTCCAGCGCGTGTACCAGGACGGGGTTCAGTTCCGGTTCATCGGTCACCGCCAGGGTGAAATCACTGTCCGCCGCGGTCCTCGACGTCAACACGAGAGGCCGGAGGAGCAGCGGAGCACGAAGTGCCGGGACGTTCCCTTGACCATTCCGGCGTGCGGCGGTCCGCACGAGCCCGAAGGCAACCCGCCCGACGTCGATTCCCTGCTCTTCGTCGAAGATGCGAATTTTCCGGCTCAGGTTTCGCGCTCTCTTGCAGGCATCCCGATGCAGCTCCTCATCGGGCACGAGTGCCCGTAGCCGGACTTTCGAACCCTACTCGAGAGCAGCGAGCGCCACGGCTTCGGCCTGGCTCAGGTCGAGAGTCGCGGTCTTGGTATCCCGGAAGTAGAGCAAGGTGTTGCGATAGCTGAGGTCGATCAGCCGCTTTCGCCATTCTTCGACCTTGCCCGCGACAACGGTTAGTCGGCGCGTATCCACCTGCGCGGTCATTCCGCTGCATCCCCCTCGCGAAGACGGGCTTACGGACCTGGTAGCACTCGGCCCCAGGGCCCGCCGTCCCCCGACGAGCCCTACAGGATGCCAGAGGACGAGCGCCTGAGGAAGCCACTTCTGCCCACTGCTCGCCAGCGTCCACAAGCGGCCTCCGTGTTACCGCGAGTGAAGATCGCCGCATTCCGCTCCAATGTGACTGATCAGCGCTCAGATCACCCGAATGGACGCGATGTCGTGGCCATTCAGCTCACAACGTGAGATACCGCAAGTCTTTGAATTGCGACGGCTTCCCACGCAACGGCGGATGCGGCAGACGCGATGAACATGCATGAAAGCGCGCGTCGCCGGGTTGGTGGCAGCTGTGGTCCTCGCCGTGGGTGCGTGCGGCGGGAAGCCCTCCGCGCCGCCTCGACGCCGGTCCCGCCACCACCCGCTCCGACGGCGACGTCCCCGTCTGCCACGACGACGTCCCCGCCACCGCTGAGCACGTCCACCGGCACGACGACCAGGCCATCGCCGAGCATGTCCACCCGTGCGACGACCAAGCGCTCACCGCGTGCGGACAGCGGGCCCGGCTGCGGCCAGCGGGCCACCTCCCGAAGAGCGAGTGCTGACTTCTCCTCCGGCTCCTCGCGCAGCGAGTCGCGGTGCCAGGGCGTCAGGCGGCGCAGCTGCAGGTCCAGCACCGCCCTCGCCTGAAGCTCGCTGACGCCGAGCACCTGCTGCACCGCCGCCCTGCGGGTCCGTCGCCTCCCACAGGGCGTCGACCAGGTCGTGGCGCTGGTCGTAGATCGTCAGCAGCCCGCGAAGCACCGTGGCGCGGTCCTCCCGCGCCCGCCGCCCCCGGGCGCGGGAGAGCGCTGTCCGCAGGGTGGACTTCCCGAACAGCTCCGAGTCCTCCGGCTGCTCCGCCATGTCCCGCTGCTCGGCTACGTCCAGCTCGGCGAAGATCTCGCGCAGGTCCGCCGCCGAATACGCCAGCCCGCCGCCCGTTCTGCCTGCTCGTACAACTCCGCGTCGGACAACTCGGCACCGCCCTCGCCGAAGCTGACCAGGCCGAAATACCCGCCAGGGAGGGACATCTCGAAGATGTCCCCCAGTGGAACCTGTCAGCGGTGCCCCCGCTTCGGCAAGGCCGCCACGCCCGCCTCGGCCACCTCGGTGTCCTGCTCGACCGAACCGGCGCTGACCCCGATCGCCCCGACCACCTCCCGGCCACGCACCAGCGGGATCCCGCCGCCGAAGATGACCAGCCCGCCGTTGGTCACCTCGATCCCGTACAGCGGCGCACCTGGCGCCGCCGCCTCGCCCAGCTGTGCCGTCGTCATCTTCAGCAGCGCGGCCGTGCGCGCCTTGCGGATCGCGATGTCGATGCTGCCGAGGATCGCGCCGTCCTGCCGGGCGAACGCGATCAGGTGCCCGCCGTCGTCGACGACGGCCACGTTCATCGGCTGCCCGATCTCCTCGGCCTTCGCCAGCGCGGCTTCGAGGACCGGCTGAGCATCGGTCAGTGCGAGACGTGGTGCCACGTTTTCTCCTTCACTTGAGCGGAATTCCGACGACCATGCGGGCCGCGTTGTGCCCGAGTACCCGCGCGCGGGACAGCGGCCCGGTCAGGGCGGGCGAACCGGCCGGGCGCTTGGCGTGGTAGACGCACACCTCGTCCGCCACCCCGATCCCGACATCCAAAGAGGACAGGCAAGCCGCCGCGTACCCCAACACGAGAGCGTCCCCTTCGGACACTTCCTCGACCACCAGCGGCACGCCCTCCTCCTCCAGACCGGCACGGATCTCCCGCAGCACGGGCGACTTCGCGTCCAAGCACCGCAGCACCACCGCCGGCCCCTGCATCAGCCCACCGTTTCCAGCGACACGTCCAGCGCGTGGCTCGCGACCAGCCCGGTCGCCACCGCGTTGCGGGGCCCCTCGCTGCCACGCACGTTGCCCGTGCCGCACACGATCCCCATCCCGGCCACCGCTTCCGCGATCATGTCCGGGATCTCGAAGTCCAGCGCGGACCCGCCGAGCACCACGACGAACCCGATCTGCCGCAGGTTCCCGCCCGGCGCGACCTGCTCCAGCGCCCGCAACGCGTTGACCACGAACACCTTGTGCTTCGCCGAGCGCCGCACCTGGCGGATCTTCTCCAGGTTGTGCCGGGTGGGCACCGGCCGCATCCCGGCCTCGGACAACACGACCACCCGCGCGAACGCCTCCACCGGCAGTGGCTCGTCGAAGAACCGCGCGGTGCCGTCCTCCATCCGCACGTGGAAGAAGCTCTCGGCCTTGGCCAGCGGATACTTCTTGATGTCCTCGGCCAGCTCGCGGTTGTCCAGGCCCAGCTCGGAGTCGATCAGCTTCGTCACCAGGTCGCCCGCCCCGGCCAGGTGCACCGACCGCACCACCCCGTCCCCGGCCACCGCGGCGTCCGTGGACCCGCCGCCGAGGTCGAGTATCGCGACCGGCCGCCCGGTGCCCGGCGTGGTCAGCGCGCCGAGGACCGCCATGTCGGCCTCGACCCCGCCGATCAGCACCTCGACACCCAGCGCCTCACGCAGCTTCTCGGCGAGCAGCCGCATCGGTCCGCGGCTGGTGCGCACCATCGCGGCCAGCGCGACCGCGTTCTCCAGCGCGAACTCCCCGGCGAGCGCGCCGGTCACCTCCTGCGGCACGAACGTGTCGACGGCCAGCACGTCCTGGATCCGCACCGCGCCCACGGCGGTGCCGGTCAGCTCGGACATCGTGTCCCGCACCCGCGCCAGCATCCCGCCGACGTGGGTGCCCGCCTCGCCGGTGGCGTCGGTCAACGGCCGGACCCGGCGCAGGGTCGCCATGATCTCCGCGGCACCGGCGTCGATCTCCACCGACCGCTTGACCTGCTCACCGATCAACGTCAGGTTCCCGGCCGGGATGCGCCGCCCGGTCACGTCCCCGCTCGGCGTGCGCACGACGACCGCGGACCGGTTGCCGACCAGCGCCCGCGCGACCGGCGCGATCATCCGCGTCTGCTCGGCGTCGAGGTCGAAGACGGTCGCGATGCCGTAGGAGTTCGACAGCGTCCGGATGGTCCGGCCAGGCTCGGCCACCTCGACCGCGGCCGGCATGCCGAGCGGCACCTTCTCCACCAGCGTGACCTCGTCGACCACCGGGATCGGCGCCGACAACCGGTTCGCGATCAACGTCGCGTCGTCGGCGTGCACGATCGCGCCGGTGACCTCGACGCCACGCGCGACGGCCTTGTTGATGCCAGCCGCCGCGTCCTCGAAGTCCACACCGGACCCGACGACGCAGATCACCTTCGCACCTGGTGCGCAGTCCGGCAGCGATCCAAAAGCGACGGTCTCGCCGACGCCAAGTCCCGCACCGCCGGGCGTGTCCGGGTTGTGCCCGATCATCGTCGACTCGGTCACGATCGTCTCGGTGATCGTCTCCATCGCCAGCCCGCTGATCACCGGCGTGGCCTCGTTGACCAGCACCGCGCTCAGCTCGCGCACCGGCCGCCCCGCGGACGACAGCGCCCGCCGCACGACCTCGACGACCCCGGGCACGTTGTCCGTCGTGCCCTTCACCCCGGACGTCGGCGTGAGCGCCCCGGACAGGTACGTCACGCGCCCGCCCGGACGGATCTCCGCGACACAGGCCTCCGTGGTCGAGTTCCCGATGTCGACGCCAACCACGAGCGCCATCGCGATCAGCCCGCGTCGGCCAGCTGGATCCGCACGTCCAGCTCGACGGGTCCGGCGCCGGGAACCACGAACTCGGTCTCCTTGATGTGCAGCAACGCCGCCTTCGCCTGCCAGCGCGGGCGGGCCATGAAGTCGTTGCGCGCGGGCACCGGCTCCGGCGACTCGCCCTTGGCGTAGCGGGCGGCGTTGCGGCCGACCTTGCGGAAGGTCTCCAGGTCCATCAGCGGCGCCTGCGGGAACAGCTCCAGATTGGACAGTCGCACCAAGTCCTTCTGGTGGATCATCGTGGTACCCCGGGAC carries:
- a CDS encoding glycerol dehydratase reactivase beta/small subunit family protein encodes the protein MQGPAVVLRCLDAKSPVLREIRAGLEEEGVPLVVEEVSEGDALVLGYAAACLSSLDVGIGVADEVCVYHAKRPAGSPALTGPLSRARVLGHNAARMVVGIPLK
- a CDS encoding AAA domain-containing protein; this encodes MPDEELHRDACKRARNLSRKIRIFDEEQGIDVGRVAFGLVRTAARRNGQGNVPALRAPLLLRPLVLTSRTAADSDFTLAVTDEPELNPVLVHALDEHYGVEVEGIEDALDSAADGITGMALAEKVYARLAEAAAAHGVELTLERGVVVGTFNYVKLPMVEDLANATELLTSHDLVAALAGFEPAKQALIADAGEFRTPGVDELDPADEYLVQDADSSQHRAIMTALGGQHLLVEGPPGTGKSQTIANIIAGAAATGKKVLFVAEKRAAIEAVLNRLADVRLDGLVFDLHQQNASKREIAQQLAQSLDRVAKEPPVDTDELHERLVASRQRLLDHSRELHLRRDPWNISAYEVRAALLDLPDNGVPGVFRGARLHALNAATVREVERRLKDFVELDGLRILRGDTPWANADVRTEDDVRKILVELDQRVRGRAADELRVQEDLRLHDVEPAGHPGVAGATGGEQARRGAPRVPVFQYHAGTDEIVATPQADALHKR
- a CDS encoding diol dehydratase reactivase subunit alpha, giving the protein MALVVGVDIGNSTTEACVAEIRPGGRVTYLSGALTPTSGVKGTTDNVPGVVEVVRRALSSAGRPVRELSAVLVNEATPVISGLAMETITETIVTESTMIGHNPDTPGGAGLGVGETVAFGSLPDCAPGAKVICVVGSGVDFEDAAAGINKAVARGVEVTGAIVHADDATLIANRLSAPIPVVDEVTLVEKVPLGMPAAVEVAEPGRTIRTLSNSYGIATVFDLDAEQTRMIAPVARALVGNRSAVVVRTPSGDVTGRRIPAGNLTLIGEQVKRSVEIDAGAAEIMATLRRVRPLTDATGEAGTHVGGMLARVRDTMSELTGTAVGAVRIQDVLAVDTFVPQEVTGALAGEFALENAVALAAMVRTSRGPMRLLAEKLREALGVEVLIGGVEADMAVLGALTTPGTGRPVAILDLGGGSTDAAVAGDGVVRSVHLAGAGDLVTKLIDSELGLDNRELAEDIKKYPLAKAESFFHVRMEDGTARFFDEPLPVEAFARVVVLSEAGMRPVPTRHNLEKIRQVRRSAKHKVFVVNALRALEQVAPGGNLRQIGFVVVLGGSALDFEIPDMIAEAVAGMGIVCGTGNVRGSEGPRNAVATGLVASHALDVSLETVG
- a CDS encoding GlcG/HbpS family heme-binding protein; this translates as MAPRLALTDAQPVLEAALAKAEEIGQPMNVAVVDDGGHLIAFARQDGAILGSIDIAIRKARTAALLKMTTAQLGEAAAPGAPLYGIEVTNGGLVIFGGGIPLVRGREVVGAIGVSAGSVEQDTEVAEAGVAALPKRGHR
- a CDS encoding propanediol/glycerol family dehydratase medium subunit — protein: MTDTSVGSRRTLTLDERGPAGPGTRSDEVVIGLSPAFGDFFTKTIVDIPHAEVLRELLAGIEEQGVHARVIRFRGGSDLAVIAHAAAKLSGSGIAIGVLSRGTTMIHQKDLVRLSNLELFPQAPLMDLETFRKVGRNAARYAKGESPEPVPARNDFMARPRWQAKAALLHIKETEFVVPGAGPVELDVRIQLADAG